The Dysidea avara chromosome 13, odDysAvar1.4, whole genome shotgun sequence genome includes a region encoding these proteins:
- the LOC136243697 gene encoding small nuclear ribonucleoprotein Sm D3-like — protein sequence MSIGIPIKLLHEAEGHIVTLETVTGEVYRGKLIEAEDNMNCQIQNITMTARDGKVTNLEQVFVRGSQIRFLILPDMLKNAPMFRPKSRAKGLATGKPSFRGRSRGRGFGGRGGGPGNVFQRRR from the exons ATGTCTATAGGAATTCCTATCAAGTTGCTACATGAAGCCGAAGGccacatagtaacactggagaCCGTAACGGGTGAGGTTTATCGCGGAAAGCTGATAGAAGCTGAAGACAACATGAACTGtcagattcagaacattaccaTGACGGCCAGGGATGGGAAAGTCACGAACTTGGAGCAAGTGTTTGTTAGAGGCAGTCAGATCAGGTTCCTGATACTACCGGATATGTTAAAGAATGCGCCAATGTTTAGACCAAAGTCGAGAGCCAAAGGGTTAGCCACTGGAAAGCCGTCATTTAGAG GACGATCAAGGGGCCGAGGATTTGGTGGTCGTGGTGGTGGTCCTGGGAATGTCTTCCAGAGAAGAAGATAG
- the LOC136243692 gene encoding protein phosphatase 1D-like — translation MNGLPSARNGGPWLGMFVAGESNPGGRKHMEDYIVLKSETDTKGQAFFAVFDGHGGKEAAKYARDNLWTSIKASDGFESGDPVKVAQAIAAGFVQTHEDMWKVRESWKKTKGGDPSTSGTTVACAIVQQDRMYIANVGDSTVVLGKANPNYGEPGEPEMVAEVITRDHKPEDKKEKRRIEALGGNVLMSNKGVMRVVWERKRPVTTSKTGEKYQVDKIPFLSVARSLGDLWSVTKNNEYLVSPIPDVYVHYFDLTKDKFVVLASDGLWNMLKPQEVVESVYSLCKSGIANKVEASKAAHTLVDQALERWNKRNLTADNISALIGFFREYKKDGLTDDSKSMVDIHLSDVDEGIDLEVSTPSPSEDEQLHGDTHKNEDIVVHTTNENCNSLQASYSWRKPTIAKQKLGKRPSIQSDCLSSPKKPSIMTMPSQPQDILST, via the exons ATGAATGGTCTTCCATCTGCGCGGAATGGCGGGCCCTGGTTGGGCATGTTTGTTGCTGGCGAGAGTAACCCAGGAGGACGTAAACATATGGAAGATTATATAGTATTGAAGTCGGAAACAGACACTAAAGGTCAAGCATTTTTTGCTGTGTTTGACGGACACGGTGGAAAAGAGGCGGCCAAATACGCGAGGGACAATTTATGGACTTCAATAAAAGCCAGTGATGGATTTGAAAGCGGCGACCCTGTCAAAGTAGCCCAAGCCATCGCAGCTGGGTTTGTACAAACCCACGAAGACATGTGGAAAGTTAGAG AATCGTGGAAGAAGACTAAGGGCGGTGATCCCAGTACGTCAGGGACTACTGTGGCCTGCGCTATAGTTCAACAGGACAGAATGTATATCGCCAACGTGGGGGACTCGACCGTGGTGTTGGGAAAAGCTAACCCAAATTATGGGGAACCTGGGGAGCCTGAAATGGTGGCCGAAGTCATTACACGAGACCACAAGCCTGAAGATAAGAAAGAAAAAAGGCGAATTGAGGCACTTGGTGGAAATGTATTAATGTCAAATAAAGGCGTTATGCGTGTTGTATGGGAAAGAAAACGACCAGTTACCACTTCTAAAACTGGTGAAAAGTATCAAGTTGATAAGATACCATTCCTTAGTGTTGCAAGGAGTCTTGGAGACTTGTGGAGCGTTACAAAGAACAATGAATACCTTGTCTCACCTATTCCAGATGTGTATGTTCATTACTTTGACTTGACAAAAGATAAATTTGTTGTTTTGGCCAGTGATGGTCTCTGGAACATGCTAAAACCCCAGGAAGTAGTTGAAAGTGTGTACAGTTTATGTAAAAGTGGTATTGCAAACAAGGTTGAAGCAAGTAAGGCTGCTCACACATTAGTTGACCAGGCTTTAGAGAGGTGGAACAAGAGAAACCTGACTGCTGATAATATATCTGCATTGATAGGATTTTTTAGAGAGTACAAAAAAGATGGCCTTACAGATGATAGCAAATCTATGGTGGACATTCACTTAAGTGATGTGGATGAAGGTATTGACTTAGAGGTGTCAACTCCAAGTCCCTCAGAAGATGAGCAGCTCCATGGTGACACCCACAAAAATGAAGACATAGTAGTACATACCACTAATGAAAACTGTAATTCCTTACAAGCAAGTTACAGTTGGAGAAAACCCACAATTGCTAAACAGAAGCTGGGCAAAAGACCCAGTATTCAGTCTGACTGTCTATCCAGTCCCAAAAAGCCCTCCATTATGACAATGCCATCACAACCACAAGATATTTTGTCTACTTAA